One Nicotiana tomentosiformis chromosome 4, ASM39032v3, whole genome shotgun sequence genomic window carries:
- the LOC138910255 gene encoding uncharacterized protein: MIIKLVVGECTLNVVSAYAPHVGLDEEFKRRFWEGLNEIVRQVPPTEKLFIGGDFNGHIGSTAGGYGEVHGGFDFGERNGGGTSLLDFAKAFGLVIVNSSFPKRERHLVTFQNAVAKTQIDYLLPRRGDRGMCKDCKVILGEILAMQHSLLVMDVGIMLKMRKRSTRGSPRIRWGALTKDKAQELKGQLLAIGAWRSNCDASTMWSAIADCIREVAREVLGVLTGVSGGHKRDWWWNEVVQGKVEAKKVAYLKLVGSIDEEERRACMERYKTARKEAKLAVIEAKTTAYGHMYEELGKKGGEKKLFRLAKRIGAFRESP, encoded by the exons atgattattaagttggtggttggagagtgcaccctaaatgtcgttagcgcctatgcgccgcatgtgggcctagatgaggagtTTAAACGACGCTTCTGGGAGGGGTTAAATGAGATTGTGCGTCAGGTTCCGCCTactgagaagctattcataggaggggatttcaatgggcatattgggtcgactgcaggtggttatggcgaggttCATGGAGGCTTcgattttggggagaggaacggaggaggtacatcgttgttggacttcgctaaggcttttgggttggtgattgtgAACTCTAGCTTTCCAAAGAGGGAgaggcatttggttacttttcaaaatgcggtggcgAAGACACAGATTGACTATCTTCTCCCCAGGAGAGGTGACAGAGGaatgtgcaaggattgcaaggtgattctgGGTGAGATACTTGCGATGCAACATAGTCTattggtgatggacgttggtattatgttaaagatgaggaaaaggtctactcgaggaagtccgagaatcaggtggggagccttaactaaggataaagcccaagagttGAAGGGGCAGTTGTTGGCTATAGGAGCTTGGAGGAGCAATtgtgacgcgagcactatgtggtcagcgatagcagactgtattagggaggttgcgagagaggtgttaggagtCTTGACGGGCGTCTCCGGTGGGCACAAaagagactggtggtggaatgaagtggttcaaggtaaagtggaagccaAGAAGGTGGCGTatctgaagttagtggggagcatagatGAAGAGGAGAGGCGAGcatgcatggagaggtataagacagctaggaaggaggctaagctggcggtcatAGAGGCTAAGACTACGGCATATGGTCAtatgtacgaggaactggggaaaaaaggcggggagaagaagttattccggctggccaa gcgaattggagcatttcgagagtcaccgtga